Below is a genomic region from Glaciihabitans sp. INWT7.
TAAGTCATCTGACGTCTAGCGTCATACCTCAAAGGAGAGATCAACGTGCCTCAGAAGATCGCGGTTCTGCACACCAGCTTCGTTTTCGTCTCGGTGGAGCCCGTCATCAACGAGCTGATCGCCGAGCTCCTCCCCGGAGCCGAAGTGATGCATTTCGTGGATTCCGACGTCCTGGCCACGGTCGTGCGAGAGCAGGGGATCTCGGCAAGCAGCGAGCAGCGGATGGTGCACCTCGCCCAGGCCGCCGAAGCGGCCGGAGCCGACATCATCTTCTCCGCGTGCTCCTCCCTCGGCCCGGCACTCGACGTCGCGGCCCGCAATGTGCACACGCCGGTCGTCAAGATCGACGAGGCCATGGCGATTCTCGCGGCGAGCCGAGGCAGTCGAATCGGCGTGCTCGCGACAGTTCCCACCACGCTCGGCCCCACCTCCGACCTCATCCAGCTCAAGGCCGACGAGCTCGGCCGTGAGGTGCAGATCGAGCAGCGCCTCTGTGCCGGGGCGTTCGACGTCCTGATGTCCGGCGATCGTCCACAGCACGACTCGATGGTCATCGAGCAGGCCGTGGACCTCGCGAAAAACGTCGACACGATCGTGCTCGCGCAGGCATCGATGGGTCGACTCGCCGAGACGCTCCGGGAGAAGACCGGCCTGCCCGTGCTCTCCAGCCCGCGTATGGGAGTCGAGTACCTCGCCGAGCGAGTTGCGGAACTCGCCAAGTGACCCTGCCTGCCGAGACGGGCGCGCCGACGGAGATGTCGGCGTTGCGAAC
It encodes:
- a CDS encoding aspartate/glutamate racemase family protein, whose protein sequence is MPQKIAVLHTSFVFVSVEPVINELIAELLPGAEVMHFVDSDVLATVVREQGISASSEQRMVHLAQAAEAAGADIIFSACSSLGPALDVAARNVHTPVVKIDEAMAILAASRGSRIGVLATVPTTLGPTSDLIQLKADELGREVQIEQRLCAGAFDVLMSGDRPQHDSMVIEQAVDLAKNVDTIVLAQASMGRLAETLREKTGLPVLSSPRMGVEYLAERVAELAK